The Falco peregrinus isolate bFalPer1 chromosome 1, bFalPer1.pri, whole genome shotgun sequence genome has a window encoding:
- the MMS19 gene encoding MMS19 nucleotide excision repair protein homolog codes for MAAAGVGAAALAASVQAFVAGQQDGRAAEVAAGVKDGSWTVLQLVEALGSCLESTDPRTRGRGIQLLSQVLLQCYSLLQEKEVLHLVLFYENRLQDHHLVIPSVLQGLRALSMCEVLSSGLSVSVLKAIFQEVHVQSLLQLDRHTVYSIITNFMSTREEELKGLGADFTFGFIQVMDGEKDPRNLLVAFQIVRDLIAKNYALGPFVEELFEVTSCYFPIDFTPPPNDPHGIQREDLILSLRAVLTSTPQFAEFLLPLLIEKMDSDLQSAKLDSLQTLTACCAIYGQKELQEFLPSLWSSLRREVFQTASEKVEAECLAALHALSACLSRSVLSSDTEDLLDSFLSSILQDCRHHLCEPDMKLVWPSAKLLQAVAGASLRAYHHVTRSVLPLLLEQYSKHSQSSQRRTILEMLLGFLELQQKWGHVEEDESTLLSLRAPVCSVVFSALTDPSVQLQLVGIRALTVLGSLQGFLSPSDLELVVDHLIHLALREEDSQSSEAAMEAAGSLAPVYPKVFSGRMVPRLEEELQSEREQESSCDHRSLRQRCLQALAAVSTHTSIVRETVPVLLQHLWKVHKGSEAGNAQDIVSVCQSLHRVALQCQQDAEGCWYYHQTVVPCLLAMAVQAAMQESTHSLLGKALLEEEVLAAMVPVISAATTHLSPELAAQSVSHVVPLFLDGEVSFLPQNSFPCSFQPFEDGECLEAQRRLVALLMALVCSLPRNVAIPQQERLLRELLALSCSCNCPFTATTAAKCFAGLVNKHPAGQQLDEILQLAVNRMEPSLAEGPRRTQALTLLLWVTKALVLRYHPLSSHLTDKLLGLLGDAELGPAVADGFSLLMAKSPDVLHKGCHADVRIMFRQRFFTDNVPKLVQGFYKAGPDVKANYLKGLSHVLNHLPKPVLVTELPTLLSLLLEALSCSDHVVQLSTLSCLQPLLLEAPQIMSLHIDTLVTKFLSLTSSPTMAVRIAALRCAHALTSLPTTVLLPYKARVIRALAKPLDDKKRLVRKEAVAARGEWFLLGSPGR; via the exons ATGGCGGCGGCCGGGGTGGGAGCTGCGGCGCTCGCCGCCTCCGTCCAGGCCTTCGTGGCCGGGCAGCAGGACGGCCGCGCCGCCGAGGTTGCGGCAG GGGTGAAGGATGGAAGCTGGACGGTGCTGCAGCTTGTGGAAGCTTTGGG GTCTTGTCTGGAGAGCACAGATCCTCGGACACGCGGGCGAGGCATCCAGCTGCTGTCACAAGTCCTGCTCCAGTGTTACTCCCTGCTCCAGGAGAAGGAAG TGCTGCATCTGGTCCTGTTCTATGAGAACCGTCTGCAAGATCATCACCTTGTGATCCCCTCGGTGCTCCAAGGACTCCGAGCACTG AGCATGTGTGAGGTGCTGTCCTCAGGGCTATCAGTGTCTGTGCTCAAAGCCATCTTCCAGGAGGTACATGTGCAG tccctcctgcagctggacCGCCACACAGTCTACAGCATCATCACCAACTTCATGAGCACCAGAGAGGAAG agctgaagggCCTGGGTGCCGACTTCACCTTCGGCTTCATCCAGGTGATGGATGGGGAGAAGGATCCCCGCAATCTGTTGGTGGCCTTCCAGATCGTGCGTGATCTCATTGCCAAGAACTATGCCCTGG gtCCCTTTGTGGAGGAGCTGTTTGAAGTTACATCCTGCTACTTCCCCATTGATTTTACTCCA CCCCCCAACGACCCTCATGGCATCCAGAGAGAAGACCTGATCCTGAGCCTCCGGGCCGTACTGACCTCCACGCCCCAATTTGCTGAG ttccttctccctctgctcaTTGAGAAGATGGACTCAGACCTCCAAAGCGCCAAGCTTGACTCCCTCCAGACTCTG ACTGCCTGCTGTGCTATCTATGGGcagaaggagctgcaggaaTTCCTTCCCAGCCTCTGGTCTTCACTGCGCAGGGAG GTGTTCCAGACAGCGAGCGAAAAGGTCGAGGCGGAGTGCCTGGCCGCACTGCATGCCctctctgcctgcctctcccgctctgtgctcagctctgACACCGAGGATCTGCTGGATTCCTTcctcagcagcatcctgcaAG ATTGCAGGCACCATCTGTGTGAGCCCGACATGAAGCTGGTGTGGCCCAGTGCCAAACTCCTGCAGGCAGTAGCGGGTGCCTCCCTCCGCGCCTACCACCATGTCACCCGCAgtgtcctgcctctgctgctggagcagtaCAGCAAGCACTCGCAG agcagtCAGAGGAGGACAATCTTGGAAATGCTGCTGGGCTTCCTGGAGTTGCAGCAGAAGTGGGGACATGTGGAAGAAG ATGAGAGCACTCTGCTGTCACTCCGAGCCCCGGTTTGCTCTGTGGTGTTCTCAGCGCTAACGGATCCCAGTGTGCAGCTGCAACTGGTTGGGATCAGGGCACTGACTGTCCTGGGCTCCCTGCAAG GCTTCCTGTCTCCCTCTGACCTGGAGCTGGTTGTGGATCACCTCATCCATCTTGCTCTGCGTGAGGAGGATTCCCAGAGCAG CGAAGCAGCGATGGAGGCAGCTGGATCTCTGGCTCCTGTCTACCCAAAGGTTTTCTCTGGACGCATGGTACCCAGGCTTGAAGAGGAGCTGCAGTCAG AGCGGGAGCAGGAGAGCTCCTGTGACCACCGCTCCCTgcggcagcgctgcctgcaggCCCTGGCAGCTGTGTCCACCCACACCAGCATTGTGAGGGAGActgtccctgtcctgctgcagcatctctggaAGGTGCACAAAG GGAGCGAGGCCGGGAACGCTCAAGACATTGTGTCTGTGTGCCAGAGCCTGCACCGTGTGGccctgcagtgccagcaggaCGCGGAAGGCTGCTGGTACTACCACCAGACGGTggtgccctgcctgctggccaTGGCTGTGCAGGCTGCCATGCAAG AGAGCACCCACTCGCTGCTGGGCAAGGCgctgctggaggaagaggtGCTGGCTGCCATGGTCCCAGTCATCAGCGCTGCTACCACTCACCTGAGCCCTGA GCTGGCTGCCCAGAGCGTGTCTCATGTGGTGCCCCTCTTCTTGGATGGAGAGGTCTCCTTCCTGCCCCAGAACAGTTTTCcctgctccttccagcccttcgAG GACGGGGAGTGCTTGGAGGCACAGAGGCGCCTGGTTGCCCTCCTCATGGCCCTTGTCTGCTCCTTGCCCCGCAAT GTGGCTATTCCTCAGCAGGAACGTCTGCTCCGGGAGCTGCTGGcgctgagctgctcctgcaaCTGCCCCTTCACAGCTACCACAGCTGCCAAGTGCTTTGCAGGGCTGGTGAACAAGCACCCGGCAG ggcagcagctggatgaGATCTTGCAGCTTGCAGTGAACAGGATGGAGCCCAGCCTTGCAGAAGGGCCCCGCCGAACGCAGGCACTCACGCTGCTGCTCTGG GTCACCAAAGCCCTGGTGCTGCGCTATCACCCCCTGAGTTCCCACCTGACAGACAAG CTGCTGGGCCTGCTGGGTGATGCGGAGCTGGGCCCTGCCGTGGCTGACGGCTTCTCCCTGCTCATGGCCAAGTCCCCAGATGTGCTGCACAAGGGCTGCCACGCAGACGTGCGCATCATGTTCCGCCAGCGCTTCTTCACTGACAACGTCCCCAAGCTGGTGCAGGGCTTCTACAAGGCTGGCCCTG ACGTGAAGGCCAATTACCTGAAGGGCCTGTCCCATGTGCTCAACCACCTCCCCAAACCTGTGCTGGTGACGGAGCTACCCACG ctgctttccctcctgcttgaggccttgtcctgcTCGGACCACGTGGTGCAGCTCTCCACGCTGAGCTGCCTCCAGCCGCTGCTGCTCGAAGCTCCCCAGATCATGAGCCTGCACATTGATACACTGGTCACCAAGTTCCTCAGCCtcacctccagccccaccaTG GCTGTCCGCATTGCCGCCCTGCGCTGTGCCCATGCACTTACCAGCTTGCCCACAACAGTG CTGCTCCCATACAAGGCCCGAGTTATTCGGGCGCTGGCCAAGCCTTTGGATGACAAAAAGAGGCTGGTACGGAaggaggcagtggcagcacGGGGGGAATG GTTCTTGCTGGGGAGTCCGGGCAGGTGA